The following proteins come from a genomic window of Thermofilaceae archaeon:
- a CDS encoding aspartyl protease family protein: MGHVYVDVVVRGARGEVPLRGVLVDTGASYTVLDEEVAEKVGAWPIPYKVRLELGDGRVVEASVYAVVVKVGDRSAATLVACFKGARSVLGVRTLEDLGLRVDPVSGKLEPTRPAGLAYFY; this comes from the coding sequence ATGGGGCATGTTTACGTCGACGTCGTGGTGAGGGGTGCTAGGGGAGAGGTACCTTTGAGGGGCGTGCTCGTGGATACGGGGGCGAGCTACACGGTGCTGGACGAGGAGGTCGCCGAGAAGGTGGGTGCGTGGCCTATACCGTACAAGGTTCGCTTAGAGCTCGGCGACGGCAGAGTGGTCGAGGCGAGCGTGTACGCGGTCGTGGTGAAAGTTGGGGATCGATCCGCCGCCACGCTGGTCGCCTGCTTTAAAGGGGCTAGGAGTGTTCTCGGGGTGAGGACTTTGGAGGACCTGGGGTTGAGAGTGGATCCTGTGAGCGGTAAGCTTGAGCCTACCAGGCCGGCCGGCTTAGCATACTTCTATTAG